Proteins from one Clostridium cellulovorans 743B genomic window:
- a CDS encoding substrate-binding domain-containing protein, whose protein sequence is MKILRMLFILIVSLLLIIMQTSNAKNNIFASENIKIANVAVVMNDFQHPQMLFIKQGLTDIQNENRDKVNFIFYDGKGNLAIQTEIINSLISNSNIDLMVIGLINPQSDVVEDIIRKADLRNMPIIMNDVNPETALKLSKGYSKVIFLKGKSEEVGILQGKILVDEWNNKGMDKNKDNILQYVMLKGETNNPVANVREKYSVSTINEAGIKTQQLALRVVNWNKEIAKQAIEALLLKYDGNIEAIIANDDTIAIGAIEALQKYGYNKGNKSKYIDVVGATGLQEVKDLIDKGFMTGTAIINYEAQAEAVYKIAMNLLNNESPIKDTNYTISDGFVVLTVDYFPYTKKNNISS, encoded by the coding sequence ATGAAAATATTAAGAATGCTATTTATATTAATTGTAAGTTTATTATTGATTATTATGCAAACAAGTAATGCTAAAAATAATATATTTGCTAGTGAAAATATAAAAATAGCCAATGTTGCAGTAGTAATGAATGATTTTCAACATCCACAAATGTTGTTTATTAAACAAGGGCTTACAGATATCCAAAACGAGAATCGAGATAAAGTGAACTTTATTTTCTATGATGGTAAAGGAAATTTAGCTATACAAACGGAAATAATAAATTCGTTGATTTCAAATTCCAATATTGATCTTATGGTAATTGGACTAATTAATCCACAAAGTGATGTAGTAGAAGATATTATTCGTAAAGCTGATTTACGAAACATGCCAATAATCATGAATGATGTTAATCCTGAAACAGCATTAAAGCTTTCTAAGGGTTATAGTAAAGTTATATTTCTTAAAGGAAAATCAGAAGAAGTGGGGATTCTTCAGGGGAAAATTCTTGTTGATGAATGGAATAATAAAGGTATGGATAAAAATAAGGATAACATATTGCAATATGTTATGTTAAAAGGAGAAACTAACAATCCAGTTGCAAACGTTAGAGAAAAGTATTCTGTTTCAACAATTAATGAAGCAGGAATAAAAACACAACAGCTTGCACTAAGAGTTGTTAATTGGAATAAAGAAATAGCTAAACAGGCTATTGAAGCATTATTGCTTAAATATGATGGTAATATTGAGGCAATAATTGCAAATGATGATACTATAGCAATAGGGGCTATTGAAGCTTTGCAAAAGTATGGTTACAATAAAGGAAATAAATCAAAATATATTGATGTTGTTGGAGCTACTGGATTACAAGAAGTCAAAGATTTAATTGATAAAGGATTTATGACTGGTACTGCTATTATTAATTACGAGGCTCAAGCTGAAGCAGTTTATAAAATTGCAATGAACTTACTTAACAATGAGAGTCCTATAAAAGATACAAATTATACAATTAGTGATGGGTTTGTTGTACTTACAGTAGATTATTTTCCATACACAAAGAAAAATAATATTTCATCATGA
- the tyrS gene encoding tyrosine--tRNA ligase: MVNIDEQIKIIMKGVDEIIGLDSLKEKIEKANENGKPLIVKLGLDPSAPDIHLGHTVVLRKMKQLQDLGHKVIVIIGDFTGKIGDPTGKTKGRKALTTEQVLENARTYETQIFKVLDKDKTEVRFNSEWLSQLSFEETIKLAATMTVARMLEREEFKKRYENQVPISVHEFFYPLMQGYDSVAIHADIELGGTDQRFNVLMGRMLQKEYGQEPQTTIFMPLLEGLDGKEKMSKSLGNYIGIDEKAEVMYEKAMTVPDNLIIKYFNLVTDMHPDKVKELESTLRDEKVNPRDIKMRLAKEIVRLYHGEKEAEKAEERFMLIFQKGKIPTDIETVNVSENNFDIGEILVSEKFVASKSDLRRLIDQGGVKINNNILKDLAEIKIEKEMIVQVGKKKFIHISIA; this comes from the coding sequence ATGGTTAATATAGATGAACAAATTAAGATAATTATGAAAGGTGTAGATGAAATAATAGGTTTGGATTCTTTAAAAGAAAAGATTGAGAAGGCTAATGAAAATGGTAAGCCTTTGATTGTAAAGCTTGGACTTGATCCAAGTGCTCCAGATATACATTTAGGACATACAGTAGTTCTTAGAAAGATGAAGCAATTACAGGACTTAGGACACAAGGTAATTGTAATTATCGGAGATTTTACAGGAAAGATAGGAGACCCAACAGGCAAGACAAAGGGAAGAAAAGCACTTACTACAGAGCAGGTTTTAGAAAATGCTAGAACCTATGAAACACAAATATTTAAAGTGCTAGATAAAGACAAAACTGAAGTTAGATTTAATAGTGAATGGTTATCACAATTGTCTTTTGAAGAGACTATTAAGCTTGCAGCAACAATGACTGTGGCAAGAATGCTTGAAAGGGAAGAATTTAAAAAAAGATACGAAAACCAAGTACCAATATCAGTGCATGAATTTTTTTACCCATTGATGCAAGGCTATGACTCTGTAGCTATACATGCAGATATTGAGCTTGGTGGAACAGATCAAAGATTTAATGTACTAATGGGAAGGATGCTTCAAAAAGAATACGGACAAGAGCCACAAACAACGATTTTTATGCCGTTACTTGAAGGTCTTGATGGTAAAGAAAAAATGAGTAAGAGTCTTGGAAATTACATTGGAATTGATGAAAAAGCTGAGGTTATGTATGAAAAAGCTATGACAGTTCCTGATAATTTGATAATTAAATACTTTAATTTAGTTACAGATATGCATCCAGATAAAGTTAAGGAACTAGAAAGTACTTTAAGAGATGAAAAAGTTAATCCAAGAGATATAAAGATGAGATTAGCAAAAGAAATCGTTAGGCTATACCATGGAGAAAAAGAAGCTGAAAAGGCTGAAGAAAGATTTATGCTGATATTTCAAAAGGGAAAAATTCCTACAGATATAGAAACTGTTAATGTTTCAGAAAATAATTTTGATATTGGTGAAATTCTTGTATCAGAGAAGTTCGTGGCAAGTAAAAGTGACCTTAGAAGATTGATTGACCAAGGTGGGGTGAAAATAAATAATAATATATTAAAAGATTTAGCAGAAATTAAAATAGAAAAAGAAATGATTGTTCAGGTTGGAAAGAAAAAATTTATTCACATAAGCATTGCTTAA
- a CDS encoding dockerin type I domain-containing protein — MLKKALLSVFMGAAVLLGSIAPQTITTTAATARQMENLDRGVVAVKVSNGVFVSWRVLGTEATNVSYNLYRDSVKVANITGASNYIDASGTTTSKYSVSAVVNGVEQSKSTAVSVLGNNYMQLPLQIPAGGKTPDGVAYTYNANDCSVGDLDGDGQYEIVLKWDPSNSKDNSQKGYTGNVFLDAYEMNGTRLWRIDLGKNIRAGAHYTQFMVYDLNGDGKAEVACKTSDGTKDGVGTVIGNASADYRNSSGYILSGPEYLTIFQGSNGKALNTINYEPGRGNVSSWGDSYGNRVDRFLGCIAYLDGVHPSLVMCRGYYTRAVLVAYDWNGSTLTKRWTFDSNTSGNSGYAGQGNHNLSVADVDSDGKDEIIYGGCTIDDSGKGLYTTGLRHGDALHVSDLDPSRPGLEVWSCHEDTSGNGGIGGSFRDAKTGQVLWSFKAANDTGRACSADVTAAYPGEEVWASGSSLYSSKGENIGNRPGPVNFAIWWDGDELRELLDDTTISKYGGGNLLSVSDCDSNNTTKATPCLQADILGDWREEVIWRTTDNKYLRIYTTTATTSRRIYTLMHDPVYRMGVAWQNVAYNQPPHTGFFLGSGMSTPPTPAIYLAGAVAPVPIPEPIPDGQHIKTLTVKDTDNAADWSIQSNLQVGDIVYGDRTNKFSVIPSKLLGAEWIRTACDSKLYTSDLAAFTTKSDVSVYVGLDARITSIPSWISSWINTGEVLTNDSAVTFNLYKKDFSANSNVVLGTNGASSSSVNYTVIVVPNTAPTLIYGDVNGDGVANAIDYAVMKKYLLGTITSMPSANWQKVGDLNSDGVINAIDYAYFKKYLLGSITKLPVS, encoded by the coding sequence ATGTTAAAAAAAGCGCTTTTAAGTGTTTTCATGGGTGCAGCAGTGTTACTAGGCTCTATTGCCCCGCAAACAATCACAACAACGGCAGCAACAGCACGACAAATGGAAAATTTAGACCGTGGCGTAGTTGCTGTAAAAGTAAGTAACGGAGTTTTTGTAAGCTGGCGTGTGCTAGGTACTGAAGCAACAAATGTATCTTATAACCTTTATCGCGATTCAGTAAAGGTAGCTAATATTACGGGGGCTAGCAACTATATTGATGCGTCAGGTACAACAACTTCAAAATACTCGGTAAGTGCCGTTGTTAATGGTGTAGAACAATCAAAATCAACTGCTGTAAGTGTTTTAGGAAATAACTACATGCAACTTCCACTACAAATCCCAGCAGGTGGAAAAACTCCTGATGGAGTGGCTTATACGTACAATGCAAATGATTGTAGCGTAGGTGATTTAGATGGTGATGGACAATATGAAATCGTTTTGAAATGGGATCCATCAAACTCAAAAGATAACTCTCAAAAAGGTTATACAGGTAATGTATTCCTTGACGCTTATGAAATGAATGGAACTCGCCTATGGAGAATAGACCTAGGTAAAAATATCCGTGCCGGTGCACATTATACTCAATTCATGGTATATGACTTAAATGGTGATGGAAAAGCTGAAGTAGCTTGTAAAACATCTGATGGTACAAAGGATGGAGTTGGAACTGTCATTGGAAATGCCAGTGCAGATTATCGTAATTCCTCAGGTTACATATTATCTGGACCAGAATACTTAACTATTTTCCAAGGAAGTAATGGTAAAGCTCTTAATACAATAAATTATGAGCCTGGCAGAGGAAACGTTTCTAGTTGGGGAGATTCTTATGGTAACCGTGTAGATCGTTTCTTAGGCTGTATCGCTTATCTAGATGGTGTACATCCAAGCCTTGTTATGTGTCGTGGATATTATACACGTGCAGTACTTGTTGCTTATGACTGGAATGGTTCAACTCTTACAAAACGTTGGACTTTCGATAGTAATACTAGTGGAAATTCAGGTTATGCTGGACAAGGTAACCATAACCTTAGTGTAGCAGACGTTGATAGTGATGGAAAAGACGAAATAATCTATGGTGGTTGTACTATAGATGACAGCGGTAAAGGTTTATATACTACTGGTTTAAGACATGGTGACGCATTACATGTAAGTGATTTAGATCCAAGTCGTCCTGGTCTTGAAGTTTGGAGTTGTCACGAAGATACTAGTGGTAATGGTGGTATTGGAGGATCTTTCCGTGATGCAAAAACAGGACAAGTGTTATGGAGTTTTAAAGCAGCTAATGATACTGGAAGAGCTTGCTCAGCTGACGTTACAGCAGCTTATCCTGGAGAAGAAGTATGGGCTTCTGGTTCATCACTTTATAGTAGCAAAGGAGAAAATATAGGTAATAGGCCTGGTCCTGTTAACTTCGCTATTTGGTGGGATGGAGACGAACTTCGTGAACTTCTAGATGATACTACTATTTCTAAGTATGGTGGCGGAAACTTACTTTCTGTCAGCGACTGTGATTCAAATAATACTACAAAAGCTACTCCATGTTTACAAGCAGATATCCTTGGTGATTGGCGTGAAGAAGTAATCTGGAGAACAACTGACAATAAATATCTACGTATTTATACAACTACAGCTACTACAAGCCGTCGTATTTACACTTTAATGCATGACCCTGTATATCGTATGGGAGTTGCTTGGCAAAATGTTGCTTATAATCAACCACCTCACACTGGTTTCTTCCTTGGAAGTGGTATGTCAACACCTCCTACACCAGCTATATATTTAGCAGGTGCTGTGGCACCAGTACCAATACCAGAGCCAATTCCCGATGGACAACATATAAAAACTTTAACAGTAAAGGATACAGATAATGCTGCTGATTGGTCAATTCAATCAAATTTACAGGTTGGAGACATTGTCTATGGGGATCGTACAAATAAATTTAGTGTAATTCCAAGCAAGCTTTTAGGAGCAGAATGGATAAGAACAGCTTGTGATTCTAAATTATACACATCAGATTTAGCAGCATTTACAACGAAATCAGATGTTTCAGTTTATGTAGGGTTAGATGCAAGAATTACAAGTATCCCATCATGGATAAGTAGTTGGATAAATACTGGTGAAGTGTTAACAAATGATTCAGCTGTTACTTTTAATCTTTATAAAAAGGACTTCTCCGCAAATTCCAATGTAGTTCTTGGAACCAATGGAGCTTCAAGTAGTTCAGTGAATTACACTGTCATCGTTGTTCCAAATACTGCTCCAACCCTTATATATGGAGATGTAAATGGGGATGGAGTTGCAAATGCCATAGATTATGCTGTTATGAAAAAATATCTTTTAGGTACAATCACCTCGATGCCTTCAGCAAATTGGCAGAAGGTTGGGGATTTAAATTCAGATGGTGTAATTAACGCTATTGATTATGCATACTTTAAGAAATACTTATTAGGTTCAATAACTAAACTTCCAGTTTCTTAA
- a CDS encoding transposase, with translation MAKHLDKQFKIDAIQYYQDHKELGLVGCAKNLGISQQTLSRWQKELRETGDIESRGSGNYSSDEAKEIARLKRELRDTQDALDVLKKAISILGK, from the coding sequence ATGGCAAAACATTTAGACAAACAGTTTAAGATTGATGCAATTCAATATTATCAAGATCACAAAGAATTAGGACTAGTGGGGTGTGCTAAGAATCTTGGCATTAGTCAGCAAACTCTTTCCAGATGGCAGAAAGAACTGCGAGAAACTGGCGATATAGAAAGTCGTGGATCTGGCAATTATTCTTCCGATGAGGCAAAAGAAATTGCTCGTTTAAAACGTGAATTACGTGATACTCAGGATGCTCTTGATGTATTAAAAAAAGCCATCAGCATTCTGGGAAAATAA
- a CDS encoding phosphotransferase family protein: protein MESLTKNKQTRETIKSMVEKAFDGVSILKVEELKEGFFNVAYSLELSDGREVILKIAPPKDSIIMTHEKNIMYSEVKSMKMIAENTDVPVANIIYYDDTHTLCESDYFFMNKLSGKSYSTIMNELTDEEKRKIDYQIGKLNAKINSITGNKFGYYGQPEKQGYKWFETFVTIMKDAIEDANSMDIELGVEAKFILDLLEKDKEYFDEVKIPKFIHWDLWAGNIFIENGAVTGLIDFERCLWADELMEVGFRTYGYNENFFSGYGIDELTESQKVRAKWYDMYLFLIVTLECDYRHYGDRGAYQWGTDMTREWVKDNYNHRTHD from the coding sequence ATGGAGAGTTTAACGAAAAACAAGCAAACAAGAGAAACAATTAAAAGTATGGTGGAAAAAGCATTTGATGGAGTAAGCATATTGAAAGTTGAAGAATTGAAGGAAGGATTTTTTAATGTTGCATATTCACTAGAACTTTCTGATGGGAGAGAAGTGATATTAAAGATAGCTCCGCCTAAAGATTCAATTATAATGACTCATGAAAAGAACATAATGTATAGCGAAGTGAAATCTATGAAGATGATTGCTGAAAACACAGACGTTCCAGTAGCTAATATAATTTATTATGATGATACTCATACATTATGTGAGTCAGATTACTTTTTTATGAATAAGCTTTCAGGTAAAAGTTATAGTACGATTATGAACGAACTTACTGATGAAGAAAAGAGAAAAATTGATTATCAAATAGGAAAATTGAATGCCAAAATAAATAGCATAACTGGTAATAAGTTTGGGTATTATGGACAACCTGAAAAGCAAGGTTATAAGTGGTTTGAAACTTTTGTAACTATTATGAAAGATGCAATAGAAGATGCAAACTCTATGGATATTGAACTTGGAGTAGAGGCAAAGTTTATCTTAGATTTGCTAGAGAAAGATAAAGAATATTTTGATGAAGTAAAAATTCCGAAGTTTATTCATTGGGACTTATGGGCAGGGAATATCTTTATTGAAAATGGTGCTGTTACGGGACTTATTGATTTTGAAAGATGTCTATGGGCTGATGAGCTAATGGAGGTTGGATTTAGAACCTATGGATATAATGAAAATTTCTTTTCTGGCTATGGAATAGATGAACTTACAGAAAGTCAAAAGGTCAGAGCTAAGTGGTACGATATGTATTTGTTTTTAATTGTAACTTTAGAATGTGATTATAGACATTATGGAGATAGAGGTGCATATCAGTGGGGAACAGATATGACGAGAGAATGGGTAAAAGATAATTATAATCATCGTACCCATGACTAG
- a CDS encoding IS3 family transposase produces the protein MKKSHQHSGKITEALYLEVSEKTEAAMKENRQVSVSGMLKILGVSRSGYRAWQKHMPSDTQKRKEAVKVKIKDIYDDSKQNYGAPKIAKKLQQDGEIISQRTVGKYMKELGIKAQWIKPWTVTTKDSDFSNELQNILDEQFNPERPNAVWCSDITYIWTTERFVYLTSIMDLYSRKIIAWTLSKTLEAACVIETINKAKARRNTEQPLILHSDRGSQYVSNEYRKATETMQLSYSKKAFPWDNACIESFHSLIKREWLNRFKICNYRQSYRLVFEYIEAFYNTQRIHSHCDYMSPDDFEKLYEKAKKEGMLLAS, from the coding sequence ATTAAAAAAAGCCATCAGCATTCTGGGAAAATAACAGAAGCTCTTTACCTAGAAGTTTCTGAAAAGACGGAAGCTGCCATGAAAGAAAACCGCCAGGTTTCCGTCTCTGGAATGCTGAAAATATTGGGTGTTTCACGGTCTGGTTATCGTGCATGGCAGAAACATATGCCTTCTGATACGCAAAAACGTAAGGAGGCTGTTAAAGTAAAAATTAAGGATATTTACGATGATTCCAAACAAAACTATGGTGCACCCAAAATTGCAAAAAAGCTACAACAAGATGGAGAAATCATTTCTCAGCGTACTGTTGGCAAGTATATGAAAGAACTAGGAATCAAGGCTCAATGGATCAAACCTTGGACAGTAACAACCAAAGATTCTGATTTCAGTAATGAACTTCAAAATATTCTTGATGAACAATTTAACCCTGAACGCCCAAATGCCGTCTGGTGTAGTGATATCACTTATATTTGGACAACAGAAAGGTTTGTTTATCTAACCAGCATTATGGATTTATATTCAAGGAAAATCATCGCATGGACGCTTTCAAAAACTCTGGAAGCAGCATGTGTAATAGAAACAATAAACAAAGCCAAAGCAAGACGAAATACTGAGCAACCACTTATCTTGCATAGTGATCGAGGAAGTCAATACGTTTCAAATGAATACCGAAAAGCTACTGAAACAATGCAACTAAGCTATTCTAAGAAAGCCTTTCCATGGGATAATGCTTGCATCGAATCCTTTCATTCCTTAATCAAAAGAGAATGGTTGAATAGATTCAAAATCTGTAATTACAGACAATCATATCGTCTAGTATTCGAATATATTGAAGCCTTCTATAATACACAACGTATTCACAGTCATTGCGACTATATGTCGCCAGATGATTTTGAAAAGCTGTATGAAAAAGCAAAAAAGGAAGGAATGCTATTGGCGAGTTAA
- a CDS encoding ABC transporter ATP-binding protein encodes MKIIELNHITKDYGDGKGVFDISFSVEKGEVLGFLGPNGAGKTTTIRHLMGFSHPDKGSCSIDGLNCTTESAEIQKKLGYLPGEIAFMDDITGMEFIKFVGSMKGMKDYSRAEALIKKFELNPKGRIKKMSKGMKQKIGIVCAFMAEPEILILDEPTSGLDPLMQNKFVELILEEKAKGTTILMSSHMFEEIERTCDRAAIIKSGKIVAVENISTLKESRCKTYMITLETPQMAETFSEEPSISDKVTKVENNLVTLSIQGDIMPFIETMTRYKVVSLNIATLSLEELFMHYYGGAKND; translated from the coding sequence ATGAAAATCATCGAACTTAACCACATAACAAAAGATTACGGAGATGGTAAAGGTGTTTTCGATATATCCTTTTCTGTTGAAAAAGGCGAAGTATTAGGCTTTCTAGGACCAAACGGAGCAGGTAAAACTACAACCATACGTCATCTTATGGGCTTTAGTCACCCAGACAAAGGAAGTTGTAGCATCGATGGTCTAAACTGTACTACTGAATCAGCAGAAATTCAAAAAAAACTTGGTTATCTTCCTGGCGAAATCGCTTTTATGGATGATATTACAGGAATGGAATTCATCAAATTTGTAGGCTCTATGAAAGGTATGAAAGACTACTCAAGAGCTGAAGCCCTTATTAAAAAATTTGAACTAAACCCTAAGGGAAGAATCAAGAAAATGTCCAAAGGTATGAAACAAAAAATAGGCATAGTATGTGCCTTTATGGCAGAACCAGAAATATTAATTTTAGATGAACCAACTAGTGGTTTAGATCCTCTTATGCAAAATAAATTTGTAGAGCTTATTTTAGAGGAAAAAGCAAAGGGTACAACTATACTTATGTCTTCTCACATGTTTGAGGAAATAGAAAGAACTTGTGATAGAGCTGCCATCATTAAAAGTGGAAAGATTGTTGCTGTTGAAAATATATCTACGTTAAAAGAATCTCGTTGTAAAACCTATATGATAACTTTGGAAACTCCACAAATGGCAGAGACCTTTTCAGAAGAACCCTCGATTTCTGATAAGGTAACAAAAGTTGAAAATAACCTTGTAACACTATCAATCCAAGGCGATATAATGCCTTTTATTGAGACAATGACACGCTATAAGGTAGTTAGCCTTAATATCGCAACACTAAGTTTAGAAGAATTATTTATGCATTATTACGGAGGTGCTAAAAATGATTAG
- a CDS encoding TetR/AcrR family transcriptional regulator, which yields MNEKFLALPEEKKQRIINSAMQVFSKNEYKRASTDDISALAGISKGLLFYYFHNKKSLYLYIYEYSAEIARTNICNENYEKIDDFFELLFHSMNAKMKILKTNPYIYDFSLRAYFETDKTVREDISMYNETAINSSFEKYFKNINFNKFKTEVNPEHILKMVYYMFDGYMREQARTGMKDLEIIKADITSWLQIIKNSVYKEAYL from the coding sequence TTGAATGAAAAGTTTTTAGCTTTACCAGAAGAAAAAAAACAAAGAATTATCAACTCTGCTATGCAAGTTTTTTCTAAAAATGAGTATAAAAGAGCTTCTACAGATGATATTTCCGCTTTAGCTGGTATCTCCAAAGGTCTACTTTTCTACTATTTTCATAATAAAAAATCCTTGTATTTATATATATATGAATATAGTGCAGAAATCGCTAGAACCAACATATGTAATGAAAATTATGAAAAAATAGATGACTTTTTTGAACTACTTTTTCATTCTATGAATGCTAAAATGAAAATACTAAAAACAAATCCATATATATACGACTTCTCCTTAAGGGCATATTTTGAAACCGACAAAACTGTGAGAGAAGATATATCTATGTACAATGAAACAGCTATTAATTCTAGCTTTGAAAAATATTTTAAAAATATAAACTTTAATAAATTTAAAACTGAAGTTAATCCTGAACATATACTTAAGATGGTTTACTATATGTTCGACGGATATATGCGCGAACAAGCAAGAACAGGAATGAAAGACTTAGAAATTATTAAAGCCGATATAACTTCATGGCTTCAAATAATAAAAAATAGTGTCTACAAGGAGGCATATCTTTAA
- a CDS encoding MerR family transcriptional regulator translates to MFKIGDFSRLTRVSVRMLRHYDELGILKPEATDDFTGYRFYSIEQIPKVNRIQVLREMGFSLSEISGLMEQDLGSKQLLSLLDNRKRAISETIEKEQEKLLRVENLIKFIHREDSRMNYDITIKSIPSYKVIAVRDIIPTYEGEGKLWDELCAFAGKNNIKAIGPSYAIYYDTGYKESDVDVEVVMTISGDIAETVRVKVKELEAVDEMAVVFHKGHFHEMTSAYRALAIWLSANEYEMNGPIRAIYHKGPWSEQNPEEYLTEIQAPVVKKK, encoded by the coding sequence ATGTTTAAAATAGGTGATTTTTCAAGATTAACAAGGGTTTCTGTAAGAATGCTTAGGCATTACGATGAGCTAGGAATTTTAAAGCCAGAAGCTACGGATGATTTTACAGGTTATAGATTTTATTCTATTGAGCAGATACCCAAGGTCAATAGAATTCAAGTTTTAAGAGAGATGGGTTTTTCATTGTCAGAGATTAGTGGGTTAATGGAACAAGATTTAGGTTCAAAGCAACTACTTAGTCTTTTAGACAATAGAAAACGTGCAATATCAGAAACCATAGAAAAAGAACAAGAGAAATTGTTAAGGGTTGAAAATTTAATTAAGTTTATTCACAGGGAGGATTCTAGAATGAATTATGATATTACGATAAAAAGTATACCTTCATATAAAGTTATTGCGGTAAGAGATATAATACCGACTTATGAAGGAGAAGGAAAGTTATGGGATGAATTATGTGCTTTTGCTGGAAAAAATAATATAAAAGCTATCGGACCTTCTTATGCTATATATTATGATACGGGATATAAAGAAAGTGATGTTGATGTGGAAGTAGTTATGACTATAAGTGGAGATATAGCTGAAACAGTCAGAGTTAAAGTTAAGGAACTTGAAGCTGTAGATGAAATGGCAGTGGTGTTTCATAAAGGACATTTCCACGAAATGACCTCAGCTTATCGTGCACTTGCTATATGGTTATCAGCTAACGAATATGAGATGAACGGACCAATCAGGGCGATTTATCATAAGGGGCCATGGAGTGAGCAAAATCCAGAGGAATATTTAACAGAGATTCAAGCGCCAGTTGTCAAAAAGAAATAG
- a CDS encoding ABC transporter permease subunit, translating into MISFPLLKREIKANYKLLLIFMGVLTMYVSMIVYMFDPKIGETLQAFEESMPGVMAAFGMSNMGTTLTEFLTSYLFGFLLLIFPMIFEIILSNKLIARYVDRGSMAYILASPNSRKKIAFTQGLFLIKSIAILLTYTMIVGIVTSEIAFPGSLDIPKYILLHVGLLCLHIAISGLGFLTSCLFNDTKFSYAISAGVPIGFYLIQMLANMGGHLENLKYITIFTLFDTDKLIAGDANGIFMILILLVSGLILYAAGIWQFNKRDLPL; encoded by the coding sequence ATGATTAGTTTTCCATTATTGAAAAGAGAAATTAAAGCTAATTATAAATTACTTCTTATTTTTATGGGTGTACTTACAATGTACGTTTCAATGATTGTATATATGTTTGACCCTAAAATAGGAGAAACTCTACAGGCATTTGAAGAATCAATGCCTGGGGTTATGGCAGCTTTCGGAATGAGCAATATGGGAACGACTTTAACAGAATTTCTAACTTCATACTTGTTCGGATTTTTACTTCTTATATTTCCAATGATATTCGAAATAATTTTATCTAATAAATTAATTGCTCGCTATGTGGATAGAGGATCAATGGCATATATCCTTGCCTCACCTAATTCAAGAAAAAAGATTGCCTTTACTCAAGGTTTATTTTTAATAAAAAGCATTGCCATCTTGCTAACTTATACAATGATAGTTGGAATAGTAACATCGGAAATCGCATTTCCAGGTTCTCTAGATATTCCAAAATATATTCTACTACATGTAGGACTTTTATGCTTGCATATAGCAATCAGTGGCCTAGGCTTCCTTACTTCTTGTTTATTTAATGATACAAAATTCTCCTATGCTATCAGTGCTGGAGTCCCAATTGGTTTCTACCTTATTCAAATGTTAGCAAACATGGGTGGTCACTTAGAAAATTTAAAATATATAACAATTTTTACTTTGTTTGATACAGATAAGCTTATAGCAGGTGATGCCAATGGTATATTTATGATATTAATTTTATTAGTATCAGGACTCATTCTTTATGCTGCTGGAATATGGCAATTTAATAAAAGAGATTTACCATTGTAG
- a CDS encoding helix-turn-helix transcriptional regulator, whose protein sequence is MKNKIQELRKERKVTQSELADAVDVTRQTIISLENGKYNASLILAHKIAQYFQLQIEEIFIFDLEEENI, encoded by the coding sequence TTGAAAAACAAGATACAAGAGCTTCGGAAGGAAAGAAAAGTTACTCAAAGTGAATTAGCAGATGCAGTAGATGTTACTAGGCAAACAATTATTTCGTTAGAAAACGGAAAGTATAATGCATCATTAATATTGGCACACAAAATAGCACAATACTTTCAACTGCAAATAGAAGAAATTTTTATTTTTGATTTAGAGGAGGAAAATATATGA